A single region of the Chiroxiphia lanceolata isolate bChiLan1 chromosome 20, bChiLan1.pri, whole genome shotgun sequence genome encodes:
- the DDX52 gene encoding probable ATP-dependent RNA helicase DDX52 — protein sequence METHELFRRLGAGARFDLRRFGGDARRFGVVRENRGSVSLESLDFFGNKEGAPRGSAEEGWGLTGAGEEVKQQKDGAGKNDGEAAGKRKRKAESSEGKRKKKKTRGAASMPELSENNGIKWMSSLEAKLEKAKDKKPTAEKLERLRREKINRFRNQHRINIQGTDLPDPIATFDQLQEEYKVHPKIMENIRAAGFHVPTPIQMQAIPVMLHGRELLASAPTGSGKTLAFCIPLLTHLKQPRNKGFRAVIISPTRELASQTHRELVKLAEGTGFRIHMIHKAAEAAKKFGPKSSKKFDILVTTPNRLIYLLKEDPPAVDLSSVEWLVVDESDKLFEDGKSGFRDQLASIFLGCTSHLVRRALFSATFAHDVEEWCKLNLDSVVLVSVGARNSAAETVEQELLFVGSETGKLTAMRELVKKGFAPPVLVFVQSIERAKELFHELIYEGINVDVIHADKTQQQRDKVVHSFRAGKIWVLICSALLARGIDFKGVNMVINYDLPTSAVEYIHRIGRTGRAGHRGKAVTFFTEDDKPLLRSIANVIQRAGCPVPDYIKHLPKLQSKQKKKFIKKPLTRESICTTPKCFLKKGKRKMKTTKANIKEKKKVKEDKQGSKLQTVSES from the exons ATGGAGACCCACGAGCTGTTCCGCCGCCTGGGCGCCGGGGCCCGCTTCGACCTGCGGCGCTTCGGGGGCGACGCGCGGCGCTTCGGG GTGGTCAGGGAAAACCGCGGCAGCGTCTCCCTGGAGAGCCTCGACTTCTTCGGGAACAAGGAGGGAGCCCCTCGGGGGTCTGCCgaggagggctgggggctcaCGGGGGCCGGAGAGGAGGTGAAGCAGCagaaggatggagcagggaaaaacGATGGAGAGGCGGcgggaaagaggaaaagaaaggcagaaagcagtgaggggaaaagaaaaaagaaaaagacgCGAG GAGCTGCATCAATGCCAGAGCTGTCAGAAAACAATGGAATAAAGTGGATGTCCTCTCTGGAAGCAAAACTTGAAAaggcaaaagacaaaaaacctaCTGCAGAGAAGCTTGAGCGTTTGAGGAGAGAAAAG ATAAATCGCTTCAGGAATCAGCACAGGATCAACATTCAGGGAACAGATCTGCCTGACCCGATTGCCACCTTTGACCAGCTTCAGGAGGAGTACAAGGTGCACCCTAAAATCATGGAGAACATCCGGGCTGCAGGGTTCCATGTCCCCACTCCAATCCAGATGCAGGCGATTCCCGTCATGCTGCAC GGTCGGGAGCTTCTGGCTTCAGCTCCTACTGGGTCTGGAAAAACACTGGCATTTTGTATCCCTCTCCTAACACATCTGAAACAACCCAGGAACAAAGGATTCAGGGCTGTGATCATATCACCGACCCGAGAACTTGCCAGCCAG ACCCACCGGGAGCTGGTGAAGCTGGCGGAGGGCACAGGCTTCAGGATACACATGATCCACAAGGCAGCTGAAGCAGCCAAGAAGTTTGGGCCCAAGTCTTCCAAGAAATTTG atATTCTGGTTACTACTCCCAACAGACTCATTTATTTGCTGAAAGAAGATCCTCCAGCAGTAGACTTGAGCAG TGTGGAGTGGCTGGTGGTGGACGAGTCGGACAAGCTGTTTGAGGACGGGAAGTCGGGATTCCGGGACCAGCTGGCCTCCATCTTCCTGGGATGTACCTCCCACCTGGTGAGGAGGGCCCTGTTCAGTGCCACCTTCGCCCACGACGTGGAGGAGTGGTGCAAGCTCAACCTGGACAGCGTTGTCCTCGTGTCTGTTGGGGCAAG aaactctgcagcagagacagtAGAACAAGAGCTGCTGTTTGTTGGATCTGAGACAGGAAAGCTAACAGCGATGAGAGAGCTTGTTAAAAAG GGTTTTGCTCCTCCAGTCCTTGTTTTTGTACAGTCTATTGAGAGGGCTAAAGAGCTTTTCCATGAGCTCATTTATGAAGGCATCAATGTGGATGTCATCCATGCAGACAAGACTCAGCAACAG AGGGATAAGGTAGTGCACAGTTTCAGAGCTGGGAAGATCTGGGTGCTCATCTGCTCGGCCTTGCTGGCTCGAGGGATTGACTTCAAAGGAGTGAATATGGTCATCAATTATGACTTACCAACGAGTGCAGTGGAATACATCCACAGGATAG GTCGTACTGGaagagcagggcacagaggaaaagcagtcACTTTCTTTACAGAAGATGATAAACCCTTATTACGGAG TATAGCCAACGTTATCCAGCGAGCTGGCTGTCCTGTGCCAGACTACATAAAACACTTGCCCAAACTGCAAAG caaacaaaagaagaaattcattaAGAAACCTTTGACAAGAGAATCCATTTGTACAACCCCAAAGTGCTTCttgaaaaaaggcaaaagaaaaat GAAAACTACAAAGGCaaatattaaggaaaagaagaaagttaaaGAAGACAAACAGGGCAGTAAATTACAGACTGTTTCAGAAAGCTGA